Within the Pseudomonadota bacterium genome, the region AGGACGGAAAGATAAGTAATGATGAATTCAAGTCCTCTGCCTTTGAAAGATTTAAACTTTTTGATAAGAATAGAGACGGCACACTCAGCACTACTGAGTATAAAGCTGAACGGGCATATCCCATTCTTAAATTCTATTTTTAATCAACAGTATTCAGATACATTAAAATAAAGTGAAAATATTTAACAAATCTTTTACATAACAGTGATGGAGCTGACAGGATAACGTATGGATTACCGGGAAATAATGGAAAGCGCACTTGAGGCAATGGGAAACATGGCAGAGATAAACAATCCATACAAGAAAGGACACCACAAAAGGGTTTCATCTCTGTCCGGAAAAATTGCAGAAGAGATGGGTATTGAAAGCGACGACATATACCTGATCCGGGTTGCTGCAAGCATTCATGATATTGGAGAAATAGCCATTCCAATAGATATACTCTGCAAGGTCACAAGACTTACACACATAGAGTCAATGCTTTTAAAAGAACATCCTGAGAAATCCTTTAGCATTCTGAAAGATTTGAAGTTTCCCGGGATCGTGGCTGAAACAATCCTCCAACACCATGAAAGAATTGACGGCTCCGGGTATCCTCGAGGTTTGAAGGGCAATGAAATACTCAGGTCAGCGAAGATTATCTCTGTGGCAGACACAGTGGATGCCATAATATCCGACCGTTCATATCATTATGCCAGGCCTGTTGAGCAGGCGCTCAAAGATATTGAACAGGAAAATAATGTTTTATACGACCCGGAAGTTGTGGATGCCTGTACAGTACTCTTTCGTAATAAAGGATTTACATTATAATGAAAAAGTACATTCTGCATAGGGATACTGCACCAAAAACATCCCTTATTGAGTATGAAAAAGAGCTGAATGAAGAGCAACTAAATGTAGTAATGTGCGGAAACGGGCCGATTCTTGTTATAGCAGGTGCCGGAAGCGGCAAGACACGCGTCGTCACATACCGGGTTGCAAGGCTTTTGGAACAGGGAGCATCGCCGAACAGTATACTGCTTCTCACATTCACAAACAAAGCTGCAAGGGAAATGCTCCACCGTGTGGAGCACCTGTTAAAAATAAACACCAGATATATGTGGGGCGGCACTTTCCATCATATCGGCAATATGATATTGAGACAGCATTGCGAGCTGCTTGGTTTTAAGAAAAATTTTACAATCCTCGACAATGAAGATGCAAAAGACATGGTTGAGCTTGCAGTAAAAGAACTGAAAATAGATAAGAAGGAAAGGAGATTCCCTAAAGGCACATTAATAAAAAAGATACTAAGTTATTCAGTAAACACGATGGATACTGTAGAAGCGTGCATTAAAGAAAGGTATCCCTTCTTCTTTGACATAATCGATGAAATAGCAGCAGTAGAAAAAAAATATACAGAAAAGAAAAAAGCCACTAATTCAATGGATTTTGATGACCTGATTTTCTTCTGGCATAAGATACTATCTGAAAACGAGCATTTGAGAACGCATTATGCCGCAGTT harbors:
- a CDS encoding HD domain-containing protein, whose product is MDYREIMESALEAMGNMAEINNPYKKGHHKRVSSLSGKIAEEMGIESDDIYLIRVAASIHDIGEIAIPIDILCKVTRLTHIESMLLKEHPEKSFSILKDLKFPGIVAETILQHHERIDGSGYPRGLKGNEILRSAKIISVADTVDAIISDRSYHYARPVEQALKDIEQENNVLYDPEVVDACTVLFRNKGFTL